The Oncorhynchus gorbuscha isolate QuinsamMale2020 ecotype Even-year linkage group LG04, OgorEven_v1.0, whole genome shotgun sequence genome includes the window CTATTCATCCACTAAGCATGACAGGCTCAATCAGGCACAACTAGTGCTACGTTTCAAATACTGTTTGAACCCTCAACCCAGGTCTGGCATGGGGAATTCCATGGTAACAGTGATGCTGAaactcagatttttcactttaaaatgtacagtATAGAGACCCGAAGTGGatgtgtcataatacccattaaacctagcggtcaaacagggaaatggttccaattgtttttccaccattcatttttcccatatgggattttagaaacacttaaaataagggctgcgttttgtgtaggcttaccctgttGTTGCATTTTGACAActatgtaaatctctctcggacaaggtgacttttatgaATATAATGAATCAATGAATCAATGCCTGAAAGCCAATCAGCTCTTTGTTTATTATTTTCTTTGTAAAAATAGATTTTTTCCTCGTGCGtgtgttagtggttaggtttaggggttaggagttaggtttagggattaGGTTAGGGTAAGGATTAGGTTCGGTGTTAAGGAatataggattttgaatggaaataaaTTTGAGGTCCCCACGAGGATATAAGAACAAAaacgtgtgtgtgcgcacgcatcTCAGTCTACATATCTCAACAGTTGCTCCACATAGCAGTAAAACGGGTATGCCAGGTTGTAGCAGAGAGGAACAGAAGAAGTACTAATTATTATCTAAAGGTACTAGCACAGTCTTCAGGAGAGCAGAAATTCACCACAAATAACCATTTCTACAAAGCACTCTACTACAGGTGACTATCAAGGCATAACTTGTTAGATATAACCCACTGAGCACAAGATGTTGAAAGGACGTATTTtccaaaatatgtattttcaacgTCTTGTGCTCAGTGGATAATGTCTAACAAGTTGTCTTCAACTCATCAGCCTTCAATGTAGTACACAAATAACATTCTCAAACACACATTAAAATAATGGGCATAATAGAAGAATAGAAGAATCTAGGAATAGAATAGAAGAATCTAGGAGATGTTTCCTGTGACAAGCTGTGGTCTTTGGTCACCAAATATAGCGTGCGCTCTGGCTAGTCTGTCAGGAATGTCAATGTCTGGTTCCAGTTTTACTGGCCAAAACTACCTATAGGGCCACCATAAGTGGCTCGTGGCAggttaattggggaggacgagcTCATAGTAATGTCTGAAActaaataaatggaatggtatcaaacacatcaaacacctgGTTACCATGTGtttaataccattccattcactccattccataaTTTGTTATTAGCCGTCCTCACCTCACTAGTCTCCTGTGAATTCTACATATGCCATGGACAGTCTAAAAGACtgtgacattttttattttatttttatttcacctttatttaaccaggtaggctagttgagaacaagttctcatttgcaactgcgacctggccaagataaagcatagcagtgtgaacagacaacacagagttacacatggaataaacaatttacaagtcaataacacagtagaaaaaaagggggaatctatatacaatgtgtgcaaaaggcatgaggaggtaggcgaataattacaatattgcagattgaCACTGCAGTGATacatgatcagatgatcatgtacaggtagagatattgatgtgcaaaagagcagaaaagtaaataaataaaaactgtggggatgaggtaggtgaaaatgggtggggtATTTACCagtagattatgtacagctgcagcgatcggttagctgctcagctagctgatgtttgaagttggtgagggagataaaagtctccaacttcagcgatttttgcaattcatttcagtcacaggcagcagagtactggaacgaaaggcggccaaatgaggtgttggctttagggatgatcagtgagatacacctgctggagcgcgtgctacggatgggtgttgccatcgtgaccagtgaactgagataaggcggagctttacctagcatggccttgtagatgacctggagccagtgggtctggcgacgaatatgtagcgagggccagccgactagagcatacaaatcgcagtggtgggtggtacaaggtgctttagtgacaaaacggatggcactgtgataaactgcatccagtttgctgagtagagtgttggaagcaattttgtagatgacattgccgaagtcgaggattggtaggatagtcagttttactagggtaagcttggctgcatgagtgaaggaggctttgttgcggaatagaaagccgactttatttgattttcgattggagatgtttgatatgggtctggaaggagagtttgcagtctagccagacacctaggtacttataggtgtccacatattcaaggtcggaaccatccagtgtggtgatgctagtcgggcatgcgggtgaaggcagcgatcggttgaaatgCATGCATTTGGtcttactagcgtttaagagcagttggaggccacggaccgagtgttgtatggcattgaagctcgtttggaggttagatagcacagtgtcctgATTACCAGGAGTAACAAGATCGAGGAACACAATGGGGAGCTGACTGCTCAGTAGGACACAGGATGGGTACAGTAAACAGGAGAGGGGGCAGATATGGTGTGTTAGAAGTGCTGTTTAGTATGAAAATACAAGGAGTGAGAAGATCCTGTGCCATATGTGTGTGATGTGGTTAGTTAGCATGTCTTCTCTATATTCCTGTCCTGACCCGAACCTCTGCTCATATCATCAATACAATCACCGACATACCTGACTCTCTTCACCTCCCTTTCCCTGCCAGGCTACAACCCACTCATCATGAACCTACCACACCAGTGATAATAATCAGAGGTGTCACAGGGGAACGTGCCCCCAACGATTTgtcctgtaaaaataaaaacagattaatttatacatttttgttgtttctctgtaatactacttGCCAgctagcaattttatgaagtttgctttagctagcccagatagtttcccaatctcccaacctcataactagctacaaAGAAGCCTTTTCAGGTTATCAaccaagttagagtagctagcttgtctaactatcttagctagCATGTGTGCTGGCAATGTTGGTATACATTAGAAAAGCAAGCAactactaaatgtactgaataagactcacattcctttccATCTTTTACACAGATTTTAGCAGAGATTCAAAAAATAGTATTtagcaacatttaaaaaaaataaccaccAGTCAGAAGGATGCAGACAGCTCAAGAagtatgcttagatatgcagaaaagACAGACTTTTTTAAACATAAGGAATATGgttctagattgcaggaaaacgCTGTTTCGGGTGTTTGAAAGCACAATTCTCCCCCCAAAAAACAGCCATCCTTGTGGATTTTTTTTGCCCCTTCAGTTTTTTGGGGTGCATGACACCCCTGATAAAAATGCAGCAGTACATCTGTTGGCCTGTCACTCAATCCCCCCCTAAAGGGATCAGCAAATGCTGTGACCAGTCACCAGTCAACAGTAAGCATGAAGACACACATTCACAtgtgctctctcttccctccctcaccactttttctgtctgtccttcattccTCTTTTTAAGTCAGTCCCCCAGGCATGTTGCTGGAGCTTATTTCCGCCATGCCAAAGTCCCAGATGTGGTGGTCAGATCAACATACCGTAAGCAAGCTGCAGCAGTTTAGTCCCAGGGGCTAGGATTGGGGATGGAGGTGGTGTGAGAGAGCGAGGTGGTAGATGGTGAAAGGAAACAGGAGTTTTTCATTGGAGTGCTTTTGGCCTCAATAGCCTGCCTCCTTGATCTGTGTGCAAATGTGTGCAAACTGCATAAGGAAGACCTTGAAAAGCCTAACTTGGCAAACTTGTTTAATTAAAATGGTGAATAGCATCATTAGGTATAATGTGAGCTTTCTGTGTTCTATCAACATGAACCTAGAATGCACACTGAGTTCCTTAATCTCTTGGTCAACTTTAAAGTCAAACTATTATGCTTAGCCTATTATTTTCTCAGTTGGactgtaggggtggcaggtagcctagcgtttaagagcattgggccagtaaccaggttactgtttcgaatccctgagcagttCTGCCATTGAGCATGGCAGTTAAACCCTCAACAATTACACCCTGGAagctgtggatgttgattaaggctaGAACCCACCCCCATACTGAAAATGTAATCTTAAATAAATTATTTACAACCAGATTTAGACAAATACAATGGACATCTGTTGCCCTAAGTGTTGTGCAAAGTTGGTATAATATTATCCAAaattattcacagctgtaatggatGCCAAAGGTGATTTCACCAATGCTGAGGTGGGAAGACACACGCAATCaagaaattatatatatttttctttcacTGTGAAAATGTGGATAAGGTTGTGTAGATCTGtagaataataaataaataaaataatgtagcaaaatgtgagGATTGTACACTGAGTAGAAATACACAAATTGAGAAGGCTACAGTACGACAGAGTACTGTACTAATTTCAACAGTAAGATCGCTCCCTGGTGCATTGCTTGTGTCATGACACCTAATTCACCATCTAAACTTCACTTACTCACTCATAAAGAAAActgcatgacaaaagtaatacATTTCTTCAAAACTTAACTTCCTCTAAATCCTTTCTCGGTAACCTCTATTTAGTACTACTGGCCTCTAGTCCCTCGTCACACACCAGTTGCTATCACACATTCAGCCTCTGTCTAAAAGACGAGCACAGGAGAGATGTGTGAACTATATTCTGGGCAATTCTATGACATTTGCTGCCCTTCCTGAGCAAGTGAGATATACTGAGGTGTTCCCCTCAAAGAACTGAAAAACATAAAATCCTTGTATGAAGAGGAAAATAGCCTCTGTCATATCGTTTTACATGATGGTGAGCCCGCCATGTAGACAATATGGTACCTTATCTTGTCATCTTTTGAATTGTGTGTTGTATTATCAGTCCAATGATAAGTATTATAGACATCGTTTTAGAGtttaatacactacagtagaagtTAGGGTTGGACTGGACACTCCTAAGGTTCTCTCATGTTGGTTTGTAAGGGGTCAGGGAAAGGAAGAGGTGGAAAGAGGCAGCCACACTGCAATACATGACTCTGACAACAATGATACATGAAGAGTGCCTGTGTCGTGATGCCATTTTTCTGGAAGGAAACAGCTGTGGCCGCAGGCCCTGTTTCATCAGTTAATAAAATACCCTCTTGCTTGCTAGAGACACTAAATCATCAGATTATTTGCTTGCTAGAGACACTAAATCATCAGATTATCTGCGTGTGAAAAGCACACCTATTCAATTTGAATGGACAACAtaccatgtacagtggggcaaaaaagtatttagtcagccaccaattgtgcaagttctcccacttaaaaagatgagaggcctgtaattttcatcttaGGTAAACTTaaaatatgacagacaaaattcgaaagaaaatccagaaaatcacattgtaggattttttatgaatttatttgcaaattatggtggaaaataagtatttggtcacctacaaacaagcaagatttctggctctcacagacctgtaacttcttctttaagaggctcctctgtcctccactcgttacctgtacaaatgtcacctgtttgaacttgttatcagtataaaagacacctgtccacaacctcaaacagtcacactccaaactccactatggccaagaccaaagagctgtcaaaggacaccagaaacaaaattgtagacctgcaccaggctgggaagactgaatctgcaataggtaagcagcttggtttgaagaaatcaactgtgggagcaattattaggaaatggaagacatacaagaccctgataatctccctcgatctggggctccatgcaagatctcaccctgtggggtcaaaatgatcacaagaacggtgagcaaaaatcccagaaccacacgggggtacctagtgaatgacctgcagagagctgggaccaaagtaacaaagcctaccatcagtaacacactacgctgccagggactaaaatcctgcagtgccagacgtgtcctcctgcttaagccagtacatgtccaggcccgtctgaagtttgctagagagcatttggatgacccagaagaagattgggagaatgtcatatggtcagatgaaaccaaaatataactttttggtaaaaactcaactcgtcgtgtttggaggacaaagagtTGCATCCAGAGAACACCATACctattgtgaagcatggggtggaaacatcatgctttggggctgtttttctgcaaagggaccaggacaactgatccgtgtaaaggaaagaatgaatggggccatgtatcgtgagattttgagtgaaaacctccttccaccagcaagggcattgaagatgaaacgtggctgggtctttcagcatgacaatgatcccaaacacaccgccctggcaacgaaggagtggcttcgtaagaggcatttcaaggtcctggagaggcctagccagtttccagaactcaaccccatagaaaatctttggagggagttgaaagtccatgttgcccagcaacagccccaaaacatcactgctctagaggagatctgcatggaggaatgggccaaaataccagcaacagtgtgtgaaaaccttgtgaagacttacagacaacgtttgacctctgtccttgtcaacaaagggtatataacaaagtattgagataaacttttggtattgaccaaatacttattttccaccataatttgcaaataaattcattaaaatttcTACAATGGattttggatttttttctctctcattttgtctgttatagttggaagtgtacctatgatgaaaattacaggcctctctcatctttttaagtgggaaaatttgcacaattggtggctgactaaatacttttttgccccactgtatttggtTACACGTGTTATTGTGTGTGGGTATTTTTACATTTTACTTTCTGATCCAGAGAGatttgggttaagtgccttgctcaagggcactgacagatttttcacctagttggctcggggattcaaaccagtgacctttcagttactggcccagtgctctaaaccactaagctacctgatACATGTAAAGACAATGCTGGGTCATGGGTGTGTGCAAAATGGATGTTGGGGATAGTTGTGTATTTATTTTCTGGGTGAGAGAGCGACACGTTTTTTTTCATGATGTCGTAGTTTCCTAAGTCAAAGTTTGTACCAACAGATGTAGCCAATTGAATAGCCTATGATTATAGAATATGCATAAATGCATCCTCCAATTGCAACATCTGCCTATGCCCACACATGTTGTCTAaagaaaatgttatatttttaatATCCTCAAATACCAAGTTAGGCATAGGCTACCTCATTTCAAAATaggccatcatcactgtcaatGGTGAATTATAATTCTTCATATTTTACCAGTGAAACATCCAAACTGCATCTCCGTGCCAATCATTTGATTGTTCTCAATTAGTTTCATGGTAATATGCATTTAGATCTCCTTGAATTACTGTTTCATGAGCAAACTAGAGCAGATGGtgttttgtaagtcgctctggataagagcgtctgctaaatgacttaaatgtaaatgtaatgtatggcTTTATGACATGGGTTTCCTACTTCTGGTGTGTGAGGAGGCATAAACTGAGAGCATTTCTTTAAACAGCTCACACTAACATTCCAGGTTAACGACGTAGCTACAAGTTAAGGCACAAGAATATATAGGCTCAACTTTAAGTATTGATCTTTGAGGCAATATACGTGATCTGGTCAAAAGTCTCTGTGCAACAACCTTTAACAGATCAGTGAAGGTAGTGCACAACACACAAAAAAACGGGTGTGAGATTCAGTGTTGTAGTCTTAAAACCGCTTTTGATAGTCTCTGTCTTGTCTCGGGATCGGACACCGATCAACTCAGTCTTGACTAAATCTCAAAACAATATGTTCATTGATTTATAATCTGTGATTGCAGACTGCGGATGGCCAGAAGACATTTTGGCAAAATTGGGGTTGGAAAATAACTTTTTCGAatccccaaatatttattggttTGGAATTTGTCTTGGTCTCGACTCTTCCAGTCTTGGTCTAGAATCGTAGTCGAATAAGGTGGTCTAGACTATACCTACAACTACACGTCATCCTTTCGTTGGGTAAGGGCAGATTTAACTGCACAAAAATGAAAATGAATAATGATTGTCGGGATTATTTATGTTTCTTCAAATTGGTTTTATTACCCAGAACAATTAACACTTTCTTCAACAAAGAATAGGCCTAATGCGCATCTCACCACTTGCATTGTGATTTTTTTTCACGTACCCCATAAAATAGAATACAATTTTGTACAACTGATTAAGTGTTTTTTCATACTCAATTCTGTATGGATCTCGTGTACAATTTTGACAGATTGAAATTTGAGCTGACGTGCTTTACGGGAAAATGGGACAATTCTTTCTCACTACAAAGCTTTTCTCATCCCTGTATTGAGATACGATTTCTGAGTCACATTTTGCGCTggctccaaatcaaatcaaatgtatttatatagcccttcgtacatcaactgatatctcaaagtgctgtacagaaacacagcctaaaaccccaaacagcaaacaatgcaggtgtagaagcacgtgtcCTAATCTAAACAGGAAGCCTGTCCGACCCCAGTGCAGCTGTAAACAAGAGTAAAGTTGGAATCTATTCTGGCTATCGTTTCGCCAACTCTCTCTCAATTTCTGTCATAAATATTTACAATCTGTTGGATTACTCTATTCATAACGCTGCGGCTCTCTAAATAGCAACACGGCTCAGGAATTCGTTACGGCCAGAATTAAAGGGGACAAAGTAGTCGTGTTTCTAAAACCGTCATGCCCATATTGCGTAATGGCAAAATATGTTTTGTCAAAGTATGGATTCAAATCTGGACACTTGGAATTCATCGACATCACTGGACGAGATGATATGAATGAAATCCAGGATTACCTAAATAAAATCACAGGTGAACGAACAGTGAGTGAATGCATTTTTGTTTCGCTTTGTTATCCAGCCATTTCTAGACTTTTACTAGTCTGTTTTTTTAACTCTTGTACCAACCGACAGTCCCCCCCATACTTTAATTTTAGTCTTGCTACTGTCAGTCACAGTGACTCAGCAAATGAGCCATGTTCAGAAAGGCGGGCAGGAGTTGCGCAAACGCGGTTTGAAGCGCGCCTAACGCCGCGTGCACACAGACTGCATCATTACATTGCTGTACGGTAAATGTTAAGTAGTCTTCGCAATTTATGTACGGTAAATGTTAAGTAGTCTTCGCAATTTATGTACTGCATCAGAACAAAAGTAATCATGCTACACATTAGAAACTTATTCGGTGGTTTATCTATTTACGTGTCTGATACCGCACAGAAAAGCAACGCACAAACTGGACGAATCCAAAACACTGTGCTAGTCTGCATAATCTGCCAGGTGAGTTGCAGTGGTGCGGATTGCTTCCCATTGAAATGAATGGGAATCCACCGGAAAGCATACAGTTCGACACAACCGTGTGCACAAACCTTAAATCCATTAATTTCAGTGGGCTACTGTAGCCCTCCACTGATTTCCCATTGAATTGTCAGCAAAACAGTACATTAGGGAAATTAAAACAATCTGATACTTTGCAATGTTGATACCATCATGATCAAATTCCTACATTAATTGAAAAATATATTAATCCTTATAATccatatgaatgtgtgtgtgtgtgaaggtgccACGGGTGTTCGTCGGTAAGAAGTGTGTTGGTGGGGGCAGTGACGTTAAAGCGCTGGATAAGAGTGGGAAACTGGAGGGAATGCTTAAATCAATCGGATTGCTGCAATGATCTTCAGGTACTGCGATGAACAACATTTCACACTATTCTGTGCAAGGCTTCTTCTTGATACTGTTACTGTGTAGGGTATCAGTGCTAGCTCACCTGTTTTTCCACACAACCGctcatctctctgtccttctctgtttTGGCCACAGACAGCTGTGAATATCTGCACCACCTGGAAAACCCCTTGCCTTTGTTCTGTCTGCTGAACTGAGATCAAACATTGTGTGTCATCTATAGCTCTGATGTTTGTCACCCGTCTATCTTCATGACTGTAGGCCTGTCTCGGTTTCTCCAGTAATGTTTACATCCAAACATCTTTAAATCACTTAACCACTATCTTTTGTATAAAATAAAAGACACAAATGTTAACTAGTTCTGCTTTCGTTCTTGAAGACGTTTGCTGTATAGACGCAGACATTACAAGGCAAACAAAACTGAAGAAATATAGGAAGACTGCACCTGTAGAAAAACAGAATCTTTAAACACATATTTAAGTGTGTACAAATTTGAAAATTTGGAAAAGATTGAGATTGAGCTCAGTTAGTGCACTGGAGGATAC containing:
- the LOC124034531 gene encoding glutaredoxin-1-like; its protein translation is CGSLNSNTAQEFVTARIKGDKVVVFLKPSCPYCVMAKYVLSKYGFKSGHLEFIDITGRDDMNEIQDYLNKITGERTVPRVFVGKKCVGGGSDVKALDKSGKLEGMLKSIGLLQ